The proteins below come from a single Eucalyptus grandis isolate ANBG69807.140 chromosome 3, ASM1654582v1, whole genome shotgun sequence genomic window:
- the LOC104457076 gene encoding protein VAPYRIN-LIKE — protein sequence MLITGKAHQDDLRRLFSRPGPHVFKDATMPIAFVGLQVIEFLIRQNTEIRETASLLKKAIPGCDRSQLTRLLNYAISCGDVGIVASLIDGGADVNDVNPDGTSLISLAIEAGNLEILKILIASGSSVGKKNKHADCILHKAAAMNRVDLMEVLFKAFGDVIDPNEPDPDGRTPLHVAAANGFVDAIRFCVAAGADADATDSAGLTPLHLAAAAGNAEAVEYLVNHSTYARHAVDGDGKTAFVLAAENGHSRLLDSLRLRDVLLRAARVDDVIGMKSCLEGEPTWRRGIRTGGRRCTGRRSRAGSRA from the coding sequence ATGCTCATCACCGGGAAAGCCCACCAGGACGACCTCCGCCGCCTGTTCTCGCGGCCCGGCCCCCACGTCTTCAAGGACGCCACCATGCCCATTGCCTTCGTGGGCCTCCAGGTGATCGAATTCCTCATCAGACAGAACACCGAGATCAGAGAGACCGCTTCGCTGCTGAAGAAGGCGATTCCTGGATGTGACAGGTCCCAGCTCACCAGGCTTTTGAATTATGCAATCTCGTGCGGGGACGTGGGAATAGTGGCGAGCCTGATCGACGGCGGCGCAGATGTTAACGACGTGAATCCAGATGGAACATCCTTGATAAGCCTGGCAATTGAAGCTGGAAATCTCGAGATTCTGAAGATCCTGATAGCGTCAGGCTCATCAGTCggcaaaaagaacaaacacGCGGATTGCATCCTCCACAAGGCGGCAGCAATGAACCGGGTTGACCTCATGGAAGTCCTCTTCAAGGCGTTCGGGGACGTCATTGACCCGAACGAGCCCGACCCCGATGGGCGGACCCCGCTGCACGTCGCGGCGGCCAACGGCTTCGTCGACGCGATCAGGTTCTGCGTTGCAGCTGGGGCGGACGCTGACGCGACGGACTCCGCCGGATTGACCCCTCTCcacctcgccgccgccgcgggcAACGCCGAGGCCGTCGAGTACCTGGTCAACCACTCGACGTACGCGAGGCACGCGGTGGACGGGGACGGGAAGACGGCATTCGTGCTCGCGGCGGAGAACGGGCACTCGCGGCTGCTCGACTCGCTGCGGCTGCGGGACGTCCTGCTGCGGGCGGCGAGGGTCGACGACGTCATCGGGATGAAGAGCTGCCTCGAGGGGGAGCCGACGTGGAGGCGCGGGATCAGAACGGGTGGACGCCGCTGCACCGGGCGGCGTTCAAGGGCCGGGTCGAGAGCGTGA